A genomic region of Dermochelys coriacea isolate rDerCor1 chromosome 18, rDerCor1.pri.v4, whole genome shotgun sequence contains the following coding sequences:
- the HES5 gene encoding transcription factor HES-5 yields MAPNTISLEILTSKEKNRLRKPIVEKLRRDRINSSIEQLKLLLEEEFQRHQPNSKLEKADILEMTVSYLKYSQNFASSATSLQQDYTEGYSWCLKEALSFLSLHSANTEIQMKLLCHFQRPKVTAKDSNSPAPSSAVHQMSAKQAALKPTSRLWRPW; encoded by the exons ATGGCACCCAATACTATCTCACTAGAAATCTTAACATCCAAAGAGAAAAACAGA CTGAGAAAGCCAATTGTAGAGAAGTTGCGCCGGGACCGGATTAACAGTAGCATCGAGCAGCTGAAACTCCTGCTGGAGGAGGAGTTCCAGAGACACCAGCCCAACTCCAAGCTGGAGAAAGCTGACATCCTGGAGATGACTGTCAGCTACCTGAAATACAGTCAAA aTTTTGCATCCTCTGCTACAAGCCTGCAGCAGGATTACACTGAAGGGTATTCCTGGTGCCTCAAAGAGGCTCTGTCGTTCTTGTCTCTCCATTCTGCGAACACAGAAATCCAGATGAAACTGCTGTGCCACTTCCAAAGGCCTAAAGTTACAGCCAAGGACTCAAATTCTCCAGCTCCATCCTCTGCAGTCCACCAAATGTCTGCAAAACAAGCAGCACTGAAACCCACCAGCAGACTTTGGAGGCCCTGGTAG